A single Arcobacter sp. FWKO B DNA region contains:
- a CDS encoding universal stress protein, whose product MESKENFILTCIDGSVLGEAVCDYGCWIAKYTGAPLKLLNIVEHNNKCDNPDLSGSIGLGAKDDLLEDLATCEESRSKLQIQKNKEALNASKQRALDKGIENIIVSQRHGEFDETLAEIEDDIRVLILGIRGENGKKVGSTVQDIIRSLRKPILLVNQDFLEPKKVLLAYDGSKSALKALHMIETSPVFKNIECHVVNVSSNYDSSSKMLEFAKMTLDKVNIKNEVVTLNGDPLSELLKYQEENSIDMIAMGAFSHNRIRDALFGSFTAKMLENTKKPLLLLR is encoded by the coding sequence ATGGAGTCAAAAGAAAACTTTATATTAACATGTATTGATGGTAGTGTATTAGGTGAAGCAGTATGTGATTATGGTTGTTGGATAGCTAAATATACAGGTGCACCTTTAAAACTCTTAAATATTGTTGAGCATAATAATAAATGTGATAATCCAGATTTATCAGGAAGTATTGGGCTTGGGGCAAAAGATGATTTACTTGAAGATTTAGCGACTTGTGAAGAGAGCAGATCCAAGCTTCAAATACAAAAAAATAAAGAGGCTTTAAATGCTTCAAAACAAAGGGCTTTAGATAAAGGTATAGAAAATATTATAGTGTCTCAAAGACATGGAGAGTTTGATGAAACTTTAGCTGAAATTGAAGATGATATAAGAGTTCTTATCTTAGGAATAAGAGGTGAGAATGGTAAAAAAGTAGGTTCAACTGTACAAGATATAATAAGATCATTACGCAAACCTATTTTACTAGTAAATCAAGATTTTCTTGAACCAAAAAAAGTTTTATTGGCGTATGATGGTTCAAAGAGTGCACTAAAAGCGTTGCATATGATAGAAACGAGTCCAGTATTCAAAAATATTGAGTGCCATGTAGTAAATGTAAGTTCAAATTATGATTCATCATCTAAGATGCTAGAGTTTGCAAAAATGACTTTAGATAAGGTAAATATAAAAAATGAAGTTGTTACTTTAAATGGAGATCCATTGAGTGAACTTTTAAAGTATCAAGAAGAAAATAGCATTGATATGATAGCCATGGGAGCATTTAGTCACAACCGTATAAGAGATGCACTTTTTGGTAGTTTTACAGCTAAAATGCTTGAAAATACAAAAAAACCCTTATTACTTCTTAGATAA